One Danio aesculapii chromosome 13, fDanAes4.1, whole genome shotgun sequence DNA window includes the following coding sequences:
- the vip gene encoding VIP peptides — protein MCKAMLVRNGSRLLLFITLSSVLYARTLSLPFASMRETRHADGLFTSGYSKLLGQLSARRYLESLIGKRVSDDLMEDQAPMKRHSDAIFTDNYSRFRKQMAVKKYLNSVLTGKRSQEDPPSMQEESAGGETTYRESYDDVTVDRLLNHIPLPL, from the exons AT GTGTAAAGCAATGCTTGTGCGGAACGGCTCTCGGCTTTTGCTCTTCATAACTCTATCCAGTGTTTTATATGCCCGGACCTTAAGTTTACCCTTCGCCTCCATGAG AGAAACAAGACACGCAGACGGGCTCTTCACAAGCGGATACAGTAAACTTCTAGGACAGCTATCTGCCAGACGATACCTGGAGTCATTGATCGGAAAGCGGGTCAG TGATGATTTGATGGAAGACCAGGCGCCGATGAAGCGTCATTCAGATGCAATATTCACAGACAACTACAGTCGCTTTCGTAAGCAGATGGCGGTGAAGAAATATCTGAACTCTGTTCTCACAGGAAAGCGAAG TCAAGAAGACCCACCCAGTATGCAGGAGGAATCAGCCGGCGGAGAAACCACATATCGGGAGAGCTACGATGACGTGACTGTAGACCGACTTCTCAATCATATACCATTG CCACTCTGA